A genomic segment from Spinacia oleracea cultivar Varoflay chromosome 3, BTI_SOV_V1, whole genome shotgun sequence encodes:
- the LOC110782318 gene encoding uncharacterized protein: protein MLSRWSRAIAQISNAGSQTRIIGFMNAQNTQNYAKVAAFTMPSSSDSIHNKSDNASNPTVKLDKLFWSKPCSLALAKDSPLRIEEPDYQGIRRFFLKLMLFYSKQSKSIRGANVVYRRVITQADKPAIYNVFNIEKTFKTTFSLLVLHMWMCLRRLKEEGKEGVEFGQYVYEIYNHDLELRVSKAGVNLLLTKWMKDLEKIFYGNLVAYDAALLPEAGKDDLSNVIWRNVFSEDGESEPSDAARRPVQAMARYVRHEISCLSLTDKEAMFSGNFKFSSLENPPLISTKP from the exons ATGTTGTCACGATGGAGTAGAGCTATTGCTCAAATTTCCAATGCTGGATCGCAAACCAGGATTATAGGGTTTATGAATGCCCAAAACACTCAAAACTATGCCAAAGTTGCTGCCTTTACAATGCCTTCTTCGTCTGATTCCATTCATAATAAATCCGACAACGCTAGCAACCCCACT GTTAAGCTGGATAAGTTGTTTTGGTCTAAGCCATGTTCATTAGCTCTGGCCAAGGATTCACCTTTGAGGATCGAGGAGCCAGACTACCAGGGTATCCGCCGTTTCTTCCTCAAATTGATGCTCTTTTACAGTAAACAAAGCAAGTCTATTCGAGGGGCAAATGTGGTTTACAGACGTGTAATTACACAGGCTGACAAACCTGCTATTTACAATG TCTTTAACATAGAGAAGACTTTTAAAACTACGTTCTCCCTCCTCGTGCTACATATGTGGATGTGCTTGCGACGGTTGAAGGAAGAAGGGAAAGAAGGTGTTGAATTTGGTCAGTACGTGTACGAGATTTACAATCATGATTTGGAACTGAGAGTATCCAAGGCTGGG GTTAACTTGCTATTGACAAAGTGGATGAAAGATTTGGAGAAGATATTCTATGGAAACCTTGTTGCATATGATGCTGCCTTGCTTCCAGAAGCTGGTAAAGATGATCTTTCGAATGTCATATGGAG GAATGTGTTTTCCGAGGATGGTGAATCAGAACCGAGTGATGCTGCTAGACGTCCTGTTCAG GCAATGGCTCGGTATGTTCGTCACGAAATTAGTTGCCTCTCCCTAACTG ATAAAGAAGCCATGTTCTCCGGAAACTTTAAGTTCAGCTCACTAGAGAATCCACCTCTCATTTCAACAAAACCATGA
- the LOC110782319 gene encoding lipid droplet phospholipase 1, with protein MENGAVKENGVCLKDTVNGGQDVWSCENGVSSSSADHLVVMVHGILGSAADWKFGAEQFVKMLPDKVHVHCSEKNGAKLTLDGVDVMAQRLAAEVLEVIKHRPNLRKISFVAHSVGGLVARYAIGILYQPPNDGNAVDSSADNSHENARGTIGGLEAVNFITVATPHLGSRGNNQVPFLFGVTAIEKVAGRVIHWIFRRTGRHLFLTDGDDQGKPPLLKRMVEDNSEYCFISALRAFRRRVAYSNVGYDHIVGWRTSCIRRMSELPKWEDSLNEKYPHIVYEELGEAREPNEVASEEDDSSCDKIEEELVTGLSRVPWEKVDVSFHSSRSRFSAHSVIQVKDHYMHAEGADVIQHMIDHFVI; from the exons atgGAAAACGGCGCAGTTAAGGAAAACGGTGTTTGTCTCAAGGATACAGTTAATGGAGGACAGGATGTTTGGAGTTGCGAGAACGGTGTCTCTTCTTCTTCCGCTGATCATCTCGTTGTCATGGTTCACGGCATTCTGGGAAG TGCTGCTGATTGGAAGTTTGGAGCAGAGCAGTTTGTTAAAATGCTCCCAGATAAAGTACATGTTCATT GCAGTGAAAAAAATGGGGCGAAGTTGACGTTAGATGGTGTAGATGTCATGGCTCAGAGATTGGCAGCAGAG GTACTAGAGGTTATTAAACACAGACCCAATCTTCGCAAAATTTCCTTTGTTGCACATTCTGTTGGTGGTTTAGTTGCAAGATATGCAATTGGTATTTTGTATCAACCTCCGAATGATGGTAATGCTGTGGATTCATCTGCTGACAATTCTCATGAGAATGCAAGAGGTACTATTGGTGGTCTTGAAGCAGTTAACTTTATAACCGTAGCTACTCCTCATCTTGGTTCACGTGGTAATAACCAG GTACCATTCCTCTTTGGTGTGACTGCTATTGAAAAAGTTGCTGGGCGTGTGATTCATTGGATATTTAGAAGAACAGGTAGACATCTTTTCTTGACCGATGGGGATGATCAAGGGAAGCCTCCATTGCTTAAAAGAATGGTGGAGGACAATAGTGAATATTGTTTCAT ATCAGCCTTGCGGGCATTTAGACGCAGAGTGGCGTATTCAAATGTTGGATATGATC ATATTGTGGGGTGGAGAACATCTTGTATTAGACGTATGAGTGAATTACCTAAG TGGGAAGATTCACTTAATGAGAAATACCCTCATATAGTCTACGAGGAGCTTGGTGAAGCACGGGAACCAAATGAGGTTGCATCAGAAGAAGATGATAGTAGCTGTGACAAAATAGAAG AGGAACTGGTGACAGGTTTATCTCGGGTTCCGTGGGAGAAGGTTGATGTCAGTTTCCACAGCAGTAGGTCGAGGTTTTCTGCTCATAGTGTGATACAG GTGAAAGACCATTACATGCACGCAGAAGGTGCAGATGTTATCCAACATATGATAGATCATTTTGTCATTTAA
- the LOC110782253 gene encoding oleosin L, which yields MADYMQHDRQMTHRGQQQPRAQQVIKAATAVTAGGSLLVLSALTLAGTVIALTIATPLLVIFSPVLVPAAITVVLLVFGFLSSGGFGVAALSVLAWIYRYMTGHHPPGSDQLDQARMKLSGKARDARDKGEHLINQATGGGAHGGTTHTTQ from the coding sequence ATGGCAGATTACATGCAACATGATCGGCAGATGACCCACCGTGGTCAGCAGCAGCCTCGTGCTCAGCAAGTGATCAAGGCGGCTACCGCCGTGACTGCCGGTGGATCCTTACTAGTACTGTCGGCACTTACACTAGCAGGGACAGTGATCGCCTTGACTATAGCAACACCGTTGCTTGTCATATTTAGCCCGGTGTTGGTCCCTGCAGCCATCACGGTTGTGTTGTTGGTATTTGGGTTTTTATCCTCGGGTGGGTTTGGAGTTGCAGCGTTATCGGTGTTGGCTTGGATCTACCGTTACATGACGGGTCACCACCCACCCGGGTCGGATCAGCTGGATCAAGCAAGGATGAAATTGTCGGGGAAGGCAAGGGATGCTAGGGATAAAGGTGAGCACTTGATTAACCAGGCCACCGGAGGAGGAGCCCATGGTGGAACTACTCACACTACTCAATAA
- the LOC110782321 gene encoding ethylene receptor 2, translating into MLRPLAAALFFSALLISASASDNGYPRCNCEDEGFWSVESILECQRVSDFLIAVAYFSIPIELLYFVSCSNVPFKWVLFQFIAFIVLCGMTHLLNGWTYGPHAFQLAVALTTFKFLTALVSCATAITLITLIPLLLKVKVREFMLKKKTWDLGREVGMIKKQSEAGWHVRMLTHEIRKSLDRHTILHTTMVELSKTLDLLTCAVWMPNENRTEIILTHGLKGRNFQSFSNCRVPYADPDVRKIKESNEVQILRPDSALGVASSGGLENYGGVAAIRMPMLKVSNFKGGTPELMQACYAILVLVLPCGQQRSWTNQELEIIMVVADQVAVAISHAAILEESQLMRDQLAEQNRALQQAQRNALMASQARNSFQRVMSHGMRKPMHSVLGLLSVLKDENLSSEQKLIVDTMMKTGNVLSLLINDVMDDSPKESGRFPSDFRSFGLRALVTEAGCFAKCLCVQKGFGFSIEVDRSLPDQVLGDEKRVFQVILHMIGNLVENNTGGGSLFFRVYSQHGSQGRNDQRWATWRSGSSDGYVYIRFEVEITNNAIFSDDSVLASNYSGPRCSSEIVDRDLSFSVCQKLVQLMQGNIWVVPNPQGFPQSMALVLRFQLRPSIGITISESGEPSSDNSSSNFTLKGLQILLADDDDINRAVTKKLLEKLGCSVTGVSSGLECVNVLGSSSSVYQIVLVELDMRELDGFEVATRICKLRSRSRSWPLIIALTAATDDDQFWDKFKQVGISGVIKKPVLLQEMIDEVRRVISAAK; encoded by the exons ATGTTGAGACCACTGGCTGCTGCTCTCTTCTTTTCTGCTCTGTTGATATCAGCTTCTGCCTCTGACAATGGCTACCCAAGATGTAATTGTGAGGATGAAGGGTTCTGGAGTGTTGAGAGCATTCTAGAATGCCAAAGGGTGAGTGATTTCTTGATTGCTGTTGCCTATTTTTCGATCCCTATTGAGCTGCTTTACTTTGTTAGCTGTTCAAATGTTCCTTTTAAATGGGTTCTCTTTCAATTCATAGCCTTCATTGTTCTTTGTGGGATGACCCATTTACTTAATGGTTGGACTTATGGTCCTCACGCCTTTCAACTCGCCGTAGCTCTCACCACTTTTAAGTTTTTAACCGCTCTCGTCTCTTGTGCTACTGCCATTACCCTTATCACCCTCATCCCTTTGCTTCTCAAAGTCAAGGTCAGAGAATTCATGTTAAAGAAGAAGACTTGGGATTTGGGTAGGGAGGTTGGGATGATTAAGAAACAAAGTGAAGCTGGATGGCATGTTAGGATGCTTACTCATGAGATTCGCAAGTCCTTAGATAGGCATACAATCTTGCACACAACTATGGTTGAGCTCTCTAAAACCTTGGATTTGCTTACTTGTGCTGTTTGGATGCCCAATGAGAATAGGACTGAGATCATTTTGACTCATGGTTTAAAAGGAAGGAATTTTCAGAGTTTCAGCAACTGCAGAGTTCCCTATGCTGATCCTGATGTCAGAAAAATCAAGGAGAGTAATGAGGTTCAGATACTCAGACCAGATTCAGCTCTTGGTGTTGCCAGTAGCGGTGGGTTGGAAAATTATGGTGGTGTGGCTGCAATACGTATGCCGATGCTCAAGGTCTCAAATTTCAAAGGAGGAACCCCTGAGCTGATGCAGGCTTGCTATGCTATATTAGTCTTGGTTCTCCCTTGTGGGCAACAGAGATCTTGGACCAACCAAGAGCTTGAGATTATCATGGTGGTTGCTGATCAAGTTGCTGTGGCTATCTCTCATGCTGCCATCTTAGAGGAATCACAGCTCATGAGAGATCAATTGGCAGAGCAGAATCGCGCGCTGCAGCAGGCACAACGAAACGCATTGATGGCAAGTCAAGCGAGGAACTCGTTTCAGAGAGTTATGAGCCATGGGATGAGAAAGCCAATGCACTCAGTCTTGGGGTTGCTTTCAGTTCTAAAAGATGAGAATTTAAGCAGTGAACAGAAACTTATTGTTGACACAATGATGAAGACAGGGAATGTCCTTTCTCTTTTGATCAATGATGTCATGGACGATTCACCAAAAGAGAGTGGAAGATTTCCATCAGATTTTAGATCATTTGGGCTCCGTGCCTTGGTAACTGAAGCTGGTTGCTTTGCTAAGTGCTTGTGTGTTCAAAAAGGTTTTGGCTTTAGTATTGAAGTTGACAGATCCTTGCCCGATCAAGTATTGGGTGATGAAAAAAGGGTATTTCAGGTGATCTTGCATATGATTGGTAACTTGGTGGAGAACAATACCGGTGGTGGGTCTTTGTTTTTTCGGGTCTACTCTCAACATGGAAGTCAGGGAAGGAATGATCAAAGATGGGCAACATGGCGATCAGGCTCTTCTGATGGATATGTTTATATCCGATTTGAAGTTGAGATAACCAATAATGCTATCTTCTCAGATGATTCAGTGTTGGCTTCAAACTACAGTGGTCCGAGATGCAGCAGTGAGATTGTGGACCGGGACCTGAGTTTCAGCGTTTGCCAGAAGCTAGTCCAG CTGATGCAAGGAAATATATGGGTAGTTCCAAATCCACAGGGTTTTCCTCAAAGTATGGCACTGGTACTACGTTTCCAGCTACGTCCATCAATTGGAATAACAATCTCAGAATCAGGAGAACCATCATCAGATAACTCCTCCTCCAACTTTACTTTAAAGGGACTTCAAATACTATTAGCAGATGATGATGACATCAACAGGGCAGTGACCAAAAAGTTGCTGGAGAAGTTAGGTTGTTCTGTTACTGGCGTATCATCGGGTTTAGAGTGTGTTAATGTACTTGGGTCATCCAGCTCAGTTTACCAAATAGTACTCGTGGAGCTTGATATGCGTGAGCTTGACGGGTTTGAAGTTGCAACACGGATCTGTAAACTCAGGAGCAGAAGTCGCAGCTGGCCTTTGATCATTGCTTTAACGGCGGCTACTGATGATGATCAATTCTGGGACAAGTTCAAACAGGTTGGGATTAGCGGGGTTATCAAAAAACCTGTTCTTTTACAGGAGATGATCGATGAGGTCCGAAGAGTAATTAGTGCAGCCAAATAA